From a single Bufo bufo chromosome 9, aBufBuf1.1, whole genome shotgun sequence genomic region:
- the LSM3 gene encoding U6 snRNA-associated Sm-like protein LSm3 isoform X2: protein MADDGEQQTTNTVEEPLDLIRLSLDERIYVKMRNDRELRGRLHAYDQHLNMILGDVEETVTTIEIDEETYEEIYKSTKRNIPMLFVRGDGVVLVAPPLRVG from the exons CAGACCACCAACACTGTGGAGGAGCCCCTGGATCTGATCCGGCTGAGCCTCGATGAGCGCATTTATGTGAAGATGAGGAATGACCGAGAGCTGCGGGGACGGCTGCAC GCGTATGATCAGCACTTAAACATGATTCTGGGAGATGTAGAAGAAACAGTCACCACCATAGAGATCGACGAGGAAACCTATGAGGAGATCTACAAG tccACGAAGAGGAACATCCCCATGCTTTTTGTTAGAGGCGATGGCGTTGTGCTGGTCGCTCCTCCCTTGAGGGTTGGCTGA
- the LSM3 gene encoding U6 snRNA-associated Sm-like protein LSm3 isoform X1 produces the protein MADDGEQQQTTNTVEEPLDLIRLSLDERIYVKMRNDRELRGRLHAYDQHLNMILGDVEETVTTIEIDEETYEEIYKSTKRNIPMLFVRGDGVVLVAPPLRVG, from the exons CAGCAGACCACCAACACTGTGGAGGAGCCCCTGGATCTGATCCGGCTGAGCCTCGATGAGCGCATTTATGTGAAGATGAGGAATGACCGAGAGCTGCGGGGACGGCTGCAC GCGTATGATCAGCACTTAAACATGATTCTGGGAGATGTAGAAGAAACAGTCACCACCATAGAGATCGACGAGGAAACCTATGAGGAGATCTACAAG tccACGAAGAGGAACATCCCCATGCTTTTTGTTAGAGGCGATGGCGTTGTGCTGGTCGCTCCTCCCTTGAGGGTTGGCTGA